One Echinicola strongylocentroti DNA window includes the following coding sequences:
- the kdsA gene encoding 3-deoxy-8-phosphooctulonate synthase — translation MPVFTQPMRITDQVVLGEGKPVLFSGPCAVESFDICMEIGSTVKAEAEKNGFSYVFKASFDKANRTSSGSFRGIGMDKSLEVLQRVGKELGVPLVTDIHESCQAAEVAEVADVLQIPAFLCRQTDLLLAAGKTGKAIKVKRGQFMAPEDMQYAVDKVRSTGNENVCLTERGFSLGYHNLVVDMRSLPTMRQFAPVVFDITHSVQQPGGQGGSSGGQREFAPFLARAAAAAGVDGFFIETHPEPAKALSDGPNMIPLHRMADFLEMLKECWETGNKYSGFKVE, via the coding sequence ATGCCTGTATTTACACAGCCTATGCGCATCACCGACCAGGTGGTGTTGGGGGAGGGTAAGCCTGTTTTGTTCTCTGGTCCTTGCGCCGTAGAGAGTTTTGATATTTGTATGGAAATCGGCAGTACCGTAAAAGCTGAAGCGGAGAAGAATGGTTTTTCATATGTTTTTAAAGCGTCTTTTGATAAGGCCAATAGAACTTCGTCCGGTTCTTTCCGAGGCATTGGAATGGATAAGTCGCTGGAGGTCCTTCAGCGTGTGGGCAAAGAGCTGGGTGTGCCTTTGGTCACTGATATTCATGAAAGCTGCCAAGCCGCAGAAGTCGCTGAGGTAGCTGATGTGTTACAGATTCCAGCTTTTTTATGCCGCCAGACGGACTTGTTATTGGCAGCTGGAAAAACCGGAAAGGCCATCAAGGTCAAAAGAGGACAGTTTATGGCCCCAGAGGATATGCAATATGCCGTCGATAAAGTAAGGTCTACTGGTAATGAAAACGTATGTCTTACAGAAAGAGGTTTTTCATTAGGCTACCATAATTTGGTGGTGGATATGCGGTCATTGCCTACCATGCGGCAGTTTGCACCGGTCGTGTTTGATATTACCCATTCGGTGCAGCAGCCCGGAGGCCAAGGAGGAAGTAGTGGCGGCCAGCGTGAGTTTGCGCCGTTTTTGGCAAGAGCTGCAGCGGCTGCGGGAGTGGATGGCTTCTTTATCGAAACCCATCCAGAGCCTGCCAAAGCACTGAGCGATGGGCCAAATATGATTCCATTACATAGGATGGCTGATTTTCTTGAAATGCTCAAGGAATGCTGGGAAACAGGAAATAAGTATAGTGGCTTTAAAGTAGAATAG
- a CDS encoding KdsC family phosphatase, whose translation MENYLKGIDDKVVKKAAKIKLLITDVDGVLTDGGVIYDDHYLEFKKFNVKDGLIVKLLQKHGIKVGAITGRNSPVVRSRCEELGFDFHYHGVKDKREKLKTVLDGMDLRLDECAYIGDDLIDLPILVMVGLSVAPKDALPYIKEEVDMVSTLNGGRGVFREVADFILNSQGKLKMIINQLKEK comes from the coding sequence ATGGAAAACTACCTCAAAGGTATAGACGATAAGGTCGTCAAAAAAGCCGCTAAGATCAAGCTCCTGATTACCGATGTAGACGGAGTGTTGACGGATGGAGGGGTCATTTATGATGACCATTACCTCGAATTCAAAAAATTCAACGTGAAAGATGGGCTGATCGTAAAACTACTCCAAAAACACGGGATAAAGGTAGGAGCCATCACGGGAAGGAACTCACCCGTGGTAAGGAGCCGATGTGAAGAGCTGGGCTTCGACTTTCACTATCATGGGGTCAAGGATAAGCGGGAGAAGTTGAAGACGGTGTTGGATGGGATGGACTTGCGGCTGGATGAGTGTGCCTATATCGGAGATGACCTTATCGATTTGCCTATATTGGTTATGGTAGGGCTGTCTGTAGCTCCCAAAGATGCGTTGCCATATATCAAAGAAGAAGTGGATATGGTCTCTACCCTCAATGGAGGTAGGGGGGTATTCAGAGAAGTAGCGGATTTTATATTGAATTCGCAGGGAAAATTAAAAATGATTATTAACCAATTGAAGGAAAAATAA